From one Brachypodium distachyon strain Bd21 chromosome 4, Brachypodium_distachyon_v3.0, whole genome shotgun sequence genomic stretch:
- the LOC100838740 gene encoding NDR1/HIN1-like protein 1 has protein sequence MGKDCGNHGDDHLRHGCRRLLAFLLALALIVAVITLIVYLVLRPTHPRFFLQDASLRQLDLSANTSSTTPSTSLLSTVLQVTVASRNPNDRIGVYYDRLDVYASYKYQQITVAASLPAVYQGHGDVGVWSPVLSGPNVPFAPYLAAALQDDCKAGYLILQVKIDGRVRWKVGSWISGHYHLFVTCPAFLVTGGGNGAPGAGGFKFQTTTYCHVEV, from the coding sequence ATGGGCAAGGACTGCGGCAACCACGGCGACGACCACCTGCGGCACGGGTGCCGGCgcctcctcgccttcctcctcgccctcgccctcATCGTCGCCGTCATCACGCTCATCGTCTACCTCGTCCTCCGCCCGACCCACCCGCGCTTCTTCCTCCAGGACGCCTCGCTCCGCCAGCTCGACCTTTCCGCAAACACCTCGTCGACAACCCCGTCCACCTCCCTCCTCTCGACCGTGCTCCAGGTCACCGTCGCCTCTCGCAACCCCAACGACCGGATCGGGGTCTACTACGACCGCCTCGACGTCTACGCCTCCTACAAGTACCAGCAGATCACCGTCGCCGCCTCGCTGCCGGCCGTCTACCAGGGCCACGGCGACGTCGGCGTCTGGTCCCCGGTGCTCTCCGGCCCCAACGTCCCCTTCGCGCCatacctcgccgccgcgctccagGATGACTGCAAGGCGGGTTATCTCATCCTCCAGGTCAAGATCGACGGCCGCGTCCGCTGGAAGGTCGGGAGCTGGATCTCGGGCCACTACCATCTCTTCGTCACCTGCCCTGCTTTCCTAGTCACTGGCGGCGGTAATGGCgctcccggcgccggcgggttcAAGTTCCAGACCACCACCTACTGCCACGTCGAGGTCTAG